The proteins below come from a single Chitinophaga pinensis DSM 2588 genomic window:
- a CDS encoding acyl-CoA-binding protein: protein MDLQQQFETAATASKTLTQKPDNETLLQLYSLYKQGTEGDINGEPPTNPFDFVAKAKYEAWEKLKGKAKEAAQQEYVSLVNKLKKA from the coding sequence ATGGATCTGCAACAACAGTTTGAAACGGCCGCTACAGCCAGCAAAACCCTGACCCAAAAGCCTGATAATGAAACCCTTCTGCAACTCTACTCACTTTATAAACAAGGAACTGAAGGTGATATCAATGGTGAACCACCCACCAACCCATTTGACTTCGTGGCCAAAGCCAAGTATGAAGCCTGGGAGAAACTGAAGGGAAAGGCGAAAGAGGCTGCCCAGCAGGAGTATGTCTCATTGGTTAATAAGCTTAAAAAAGCTTGA
- the lepA gene encoding translation elongation factor 4, producing MKNIRNFCIIAHIDHGKSTLADRLLEHTKTISDREMQAQVLDDMDLEREKGITIKSHAIQMNYVQDGTSYVFNLIDTPGHVDFSYEVSRALAACEGALLLVDAAQGIQAQTISNLYLALENDLEIIPVINKIDMDGAMIPEVKDQIIELIGCKEDEILLASGKTGIGIEEILDAIVKRVPAPKGDPEAPLQALIFDSVFNSFRGIIAYYRIFNGTLKKGDKVKFFNTDEEYFADEVGILKLGLQPTQTVKTGDVGYIITGIKNAKEVKVGDTITTSANPSLESINGFEEVKPMVFAGIFPVNTEDFEELRDCMEKLQLNDASLTFELETSQALGFGFRCGFLGMLHMEIIQERLEREFNQTVITTVPNVSFIAHTTRKETIIVNNPSEMPDPSTLERIEEPFIRAQIITKPDYIGNIMTLCLGKRGLLMNQSYLTPTRVELIFEMPLTEIVFDFYDKLKSQTRGYASFDYAPIGYRDSDIAKMDILLNGDKVDALSALIHRGRAQDFGRKLCEKLKELLPRQQFMIAIQAAIGAKILARETISAMRKDVTAKCYGGDISRKRKLLEKQKEGKKRMRQIGNVEVPQEAFLAVLKLD from the coding sequence ATGAAGAATATCAGGAATTTTTGCATCATTGCACACATCGACCACGGTAAAAGTACATTGGCTGACAGGCTGTTAGAGCATACAAAGACAATCTCAGACAGAGAAATGCAGGCTCAGGTATTGGATGACATGGATCTGGAAAGAGAGAAAGGTATCACTATCAAGAGTCATGCGATCCAGATGAACTATGTTCAGGACGGAACGTCATATGTATTTAACCTGATCGATACTCCCGGTCACGTGGACTTCTCTTATGAAGTATCCCGTGCGCTGGCTGCCTGCGAAGGTGCACTGCTGTTGGTTGATGCTGCTCAGGGTATCCAGGCACAAACTATTTCCAACCTTTATCTGGCCCTGGAAAATGACCTGGAGATCATCCCCGTGATCAACAAGATCGATATGGACGGCGCTATGATCCCGGAGGTAAAAGACCAGATCATAGAACTGATCGGTTGTAAGGAGGATGAAATCCTGCTGGCTTCCGGTAAGACGGGTATTGGTATCGAAGAGATCCTGGATGCCATCGTGAAACGTGTTCCAGCTCCGAAAGGAGATCCGGAAGCTCCTTTACAGGCACTGATCTTTGATAGCGTATTCAACTCCTTCCGTGGTATCATCGCTTACTACAGAATATTTAACGGTACCCTCAAAAAAGGAGATAAAGTTAAATTCTTCAATACCGATGAAGAATACTTTGCTGATGAAGTAGGTATTCTGAAACTCGGTCTGCAACCCACCCAAACCGTTAAGACCGGCGACGTAGGTTACATTATCACCGGTATCAAAAATGCCAAAGAAGTAAAAGTGGGCGATACCATCACTACCAGCGCGAATCCTAGTCTGGAGTCTATCAACGGTTTCGAAGAGGTAAAACCAATGGTATTCGCAGGTATCTTCCCTGTAAATACAGAAGACTTCGAAGAGCTACGTGACTGTATGGAGAAACTGCAGCTGAACGATGCTTCCCTGACTTTCGAACTGGAAACGTCCCAGGCATTGGGCTTTGGTTTCCGATGCGGATTCCTCGGAATGCTGCACATGGAGATCATCCAGGAACGTCTCGAAAGAGAGTTCAATCAGACTGTGATCACCACCGTTCCGAACGTAAGCTTTATCGCCCATACGACCAGAAAGGAAACTATTATTGTGAACAACCCTTCTGAAATGCCGGATCCAAGTACACTGGAACGCATTGAAGAACCGTTCATCAGAGCACAGATCATTACCAAACCGGATTATATTGGTAACATCATGACCCTGTGTCTCGGTAAGAGAGGTCTCCTGATGAATCAAAGCTATCTGACCCCAACCAGGGTTGAACTGATATTTGAAATGCCACTCACAGAGATCGTATTCGATTTCTATGATAAGCTGAAAAGCCAGACACGTGGTTACGCCTCCTTCGACTATGCACCGATCGGTTACCGTGACAGTGACATCGCGAAGATGGATATTCTGCTGAACGGCGACAAGGTGGATGCGCTGAGCGCCCTGATTCACCGTGGTCGTGCACAGGACTTCGGTCGTAAACTCTGTGAAAAGCTGAAGGAACTGTTGCCTCGTCAGCAATTTATGATTGCTATCCAGGCAGCGATCGGCGCCAAGATTCTGGCCCGTGAAACGATCAGCGCTATGCGTAAGGATGTTACTGCCAAATGTTATGGTGGTGATATCTCCCGTAAGCGTAAACTGTTGGAAAAACAGAAAGAAGGTAAGAAGCGTATGAGACAGATTGGTAACGTGGAAGTACCGCAGGAAGCATTCCTTGCTGTTCTTAAATTAGATTAG
- a CDS encoding DUF6580 family putative transport protein: MKKDSIREILIISLLIFLSALCRILTNQAGLWNFNAIGAAALFGGIVLKDKRLAYIVPLLSLFLSDVFLQLFTSIQALNRDYLGQLFFVYGAFMLIAFIGTRIRKVNTLTLLLSSIGTGLLFFLITNLGTFLTTDMYPKTGAGLLACYAAGIPFYKEGDLFSSFALNGLMGNVFFTAVLFGVWSILKSSVIVPKSQLA; encoded by the coding sequence ATGAAAAAGGATTCTATCCGGGAAATACTGATCATCAGTCTGCTGATATTCCTGTCTGCCCTTTGCCGCATTCTGACAAACCAGGCTGGTTTGTGGAATTTCAATGCCATTGGTGCGGCAGCCCTCTTCGGCGGCATCGTTCTGAAAGATAAACGTCTGGCGTATATCGTTCCTTTATTGTCTCTGTTCCTTTCTGACGTATTCCTCCAGCTGTTCACCAGCATTCAGGCGCTGAACCGCGACTACCTGGGACAGTTGTTCTTCGTATATGGCGCATTTATGCTGATTGCCTTCATTGGTACCCGTATCAGAAAAGTAAACACGCTGACACTGCTGCTGTCTTCTATCGGCACAGGCTTACTGTTCTTCCTGATCACGAACCTGGGCACATTCCTCACCACAGACATGTATCCTAAAACGGGTGCTGGTCTGCTGGCTTGCTACGCTGCCGGTATCCCTTTCTACAAAGAAGGCGATCTGTTCAGCAGTTTTGCACTGAATGGCCTGATGGGCAACGTATTCTTTACAGCAGTGCTGTTTGGCGTATGGAGCATCCTGAAATCATCAGTAATTGTTCCGAAAAGCCAGCTGGCTTAA
- the manA gene encoding mannose-6-phosphate isomerase, class I — translation MSEKKLFRLDGKVQNYAWGGYHYIPALLGIPENGKPSAEYWMGAHQSAPSAIATDGQSTPLDQLVKANPEHVLGPKVWKRFGELPYLLKILDVKDMLSIQVHPTKVEAEKGFARENEAGIPLNAPHRNYKDANHKPEIMVALSEFWLLHGFLPEDKLRKVLETVTAFAPLAPIFEKEGYYGLYKAVMEMPQAEVNTMLRPLAEAVSEAYQNNRLAKSDPAFWAGRAIANDPQGLENLDRGIFSIYFFNIMEVHPGEAVFQDAGIPHAYLEGQNVELMANSDNVLRGGLTPKHIDVPELLKHTRFEPVHPKILRSESISGGLETIYHSPAPDFVVSRIVLQNDQRYEHTSEATEIMLVMEGAAIITEQGGEAIHLKKGESVVTYFDTTYDIQSNAGAVIFKASVPVQSI, via the coding sequence ATGAGCGAGAAGAAATTATTCAGACTGGACGGTAAGGTACAAAACTATGCCTGGGGTGGCTATCACTACATCCCTGCATTATTAGGCATTCCGGAAAACGGTAAACCAAGCGCTGAATACTGGATGGGCGCACACCAGAGCGCACCATCAGCAATAGCTACCGACGGACAATCAACCCCGCTGGATCAGCTGGTAAAGGCCAATCCTGAACATGTACTCGGACCTAAGGTATGGAAGCGTTTCGGCGAATTACCTTATCTGCTGAAGATCCTGGACGTAAAAGACATGCTATCTATCCAGGTACACCCTACGAAAGTAGAAGCAGAAAAAGGCTTTGCCCGTGAAAACGAAGCAGGTATTCCACTGAATGCACCTCATCGTAACTACAAAGATGCTAACCACAAACCGGAGATCATGGTAGCGCTCAGCGAGTTTTGGCTGTTACACGGATTTCTGCCGGAAGATAAGCTGAGAAAGGTATTAGAGACGGTAACCGCATTCGCACCACTGGCGCCTATCTTTGAAAAAGAGGGTTACTATGGTTTATATAAAGCGGTGATGGAGATGCCACAGGCGGAAGTGAACACGATGTTACGTCCATTGGCAGAGGCAGTATCAGAAGCGTATCAGAACAACCGTCTGGCGAAGTCTGATCCGGCATTCTGGGCAGGCAGAGCGATCGCAAATGATCCACAGGGACTGGAGAATCTGGACAGGGGTATTTTCTCTATCTATTTCTTCAATATCATGGAAGTACATCCGGGTGAAGCGGTGTTCCAGGATGCAGGTATTCCACATGCTTACCTGGAAGGACAGAACGTTGAACTGATGGCCAATTCCGACAATGTGCTGCGTGGCGGTCTGACGCCTAAACATATTGATGTACCTGAGCTGCTGAAGCATACCCGTTTTGAGCCGGTACATCCTAAGATCCTGAGAAGCGAAAGCATCAGCGGCGGATTGGAAACAATCTACCATTCTCCGGCGCCTGATTTCGTAGTAAGCCGTATCGTTTTACAGAATGATCAGCGTTATGAGCATACCAGTGAAGCGACTGAGATCATGCTGGTAATGGAAGGCGCTGCGATTATCACAGAGCAGGGCGGTGAAGCGATCCACCTGAAAAAAGGAGAATCGGTTGTTACCTACTTCGATACGACATATGATATCCAGAGCAATGCAGGCGCAGTAATCTTTAAAGCAAGTGTACCTGTTCAATCTATTTAA
- a CDS encoding YraN family protein yields the protein MASHIALGKKGELIACGHLRLHHYEIIAVNWRHRRREIDIIASRDGCLVFFEVKTLASDLYGWPEKHVTAAKRRNIQAVASAYMDRMKQLPKVIRFDVIAITFQPDGTYELVHFEDAF from the coding sequence ATGGCATCCCATATAGCTTTGGGCAAAAAAGGGGAGTTGATTGCATGTGGACATCTTCGTTTGCATCATTACGAGATCATAGCGGTTAATTGGCGGCATCGGCGGCGGGAGATAGATATTATCGCTTCGCGGGATGGTTGTCTGGTGTTTTTCGAGGTCAAGACGCTGGCAAGTGATCTTTACGGCTGGCCGGAGAAGCATGTGACGGCGGCGAAGCGGCGGAATATACAGGCTGTGGCTTCGGCGTATATGGACCGGATGAAACAGCTGCCGAAGGTCATCAGGTTTGATGTGATTGCGATTACTTTTCAGCCGGATGGTACTTATGAGCTGGTGCATTTTGAGGATGCGTTTTAG